The proteins below come from a single Faecalibaculum rodentium genomic window:
- a CDS encoding MBL fold metallo-hydrolase, translating to MKVICIPLGPVQANCYVIIQDGKALLIDPGDRFEDLKHILERNHATLEAVLLTHAHFDHIGGLDALLKEFHVDVYMNPLEFSFLSSADLNGSSAFGGYLSSTARPLPVHEGENEIGGFMVEALTLPGHTRGSTVYIIGNTAFTGDVLFQGSVGRTDLPTGSWQEMQESIAVLKTLPDDLIVYPGHGPATTIGQEKSWNPYFR from the coding sequence ATGAAAGTCATCTGCATACCGCTTGGACCAGTCCAGGCGAATTGTTATGTCATCATCCAGGACGGGAAAGCTCTGCTGATCGATCCCGGTGATAGGTTTGAAGACCTGAAACATATTCTGGAGCGGAATCATGCCACGCTGGAAGCAGTTCTGCTGACCCACGCTCATTTTGATCATATCGGCGGTCTGGATGCGCTGCTGAAAGAATTCCATGTTGATGTCTATATGAATCCTCTTGAATTTTCCTTTCTCTCCAGTGCTGATCTGAATGGATCCTCAGCATTCGGCGGATATCTGTCCAGCACAGCCAGGCCTCTGCCGGTTCACGAGGGAGAAAACGAGATTGGCGGCTTCATGGTCGAAGCTCTGACTCTCCCTGGTCATACCAGGGGCAGCACGGTATATATCATCGGGAACACAGCATTTACAGGAGATGTTCTCTTCCAGGGATCTGTCGGCAGGACAGACCTGCCAACGGGCAGCTGGCAGGAAATGCAGGAAAGCATTGCGGTCCTTAAGACACTGCCGGATGATCTGATTGTCTATCCAGGACATGGCCCGGCAACCACCATCGGCCAGGAAAAATCCTGGAATCCATATTTCAGATAA
- a CDS encoding ATPase, T2SS/T4P/T4SS family — protein MEEKLLALIRLARNRRASDIHFIRRGNSLEISLRQPDGLVQLEQDIFEISLLEYLKYRMGLDLTRLHSPQSGSGSLAGTDCRFAFLPAQDMETGVLRLMQTDTSLHIQDLSSDTAVTEFFHKLAGRTKGLVLFVGPTGSGKTTTLHAILREASLVHDLKCVSLEDPIEIPDPSYLQIGIDEENGLTYERGIEELMRHDPDVICIQEVRTPSAAAKLFTAAFTGHFVLATIHAGNGRECLWRLRDLGIGEELIREQLDAVISQRLYPAAGCRGVSENRKEVCLHEIITKPEILHLLDKGVYPPGFRRLEDIVHQAASDGSVCREDALRDFPR, from the coding sequence ATGGAAGAAAAACTGTTGGCACTGATTCGTCTGGCAAGAAACCGGCGGGCATCGGATATTCACTTCATCAGGCGCGGTAACAGCCTGGAGATATCTCTGCGTCAGCCTGATGGTCTGGTACAGCTTGAACAGGATATATTTGAGATTTCTCTTCTCGAATACCTGAAGTACCGCATGGGCCTGGATCTCACCAGACTGCACAGTCCTCAGTCAGGATCCGGCTCCCTGGCCGGGACTGACTGCCGGTTTGCATTCCTGCCGGCCCAGGATATGGAAACCGGGGTGCTCCGACTCATGCAAACCGATACTTCCCTTCACATTCAGGATCTGTCATCCGATACAGCAGTGACGGAATTTTTCCACAAACTTGCTGGACGGACCAAAGGCCTCGTTCTGTTTGTGGGACCAACAGGATCGGGTAAAACCACAACACTCCACGCCATTCTTCGCGAAGCGAGTCTGGTGCATGACTTGAAGTGTGTGAGTCTTGAAGACCCGATTGAGATTCCCGATCCGAGTTATCTGCAGATCGGCATCGATGAAGAGAACGGATTGACGTATGAGCGGGGGATTGAAGAACTCATGCGCCATGATCCGGATGTGATCTGTATCCAGGAAGTGCGCACTCCGTCCGCAGCAGCAAAGCTGTTTACCGCTGCATTTACCGGTCATTTTGTACTTGCGACGATCCATGCGGGAAACGGACGGGAATGTCTCTGGCGGCTCAGGGACCTGGGCATTGGTGAGGAACTGATCCGGGAACAGCTGGATGCAGTGATTTCCCAGAGACTCTATCCGGCTGCAGGATGTCGGGGTGTGTCTGAAAACAGAAAGGAGGTATGTCTTCATGAAATCATCACAAAACCGGAGATCCTGCATCTGCTGGATAAAGGGGTGTATCCCCCGGGATTCAGACGGCTGGAAGACATCGTTCATCAGGCTGCTTCAGATGGATCTGTCTGCAGGGAGGACGCATTACGCGACTTTCCCCGATGA
- the comGC gene encoding competence type IV pilus major pilin ComGC, with the protein MKLRKKKGDLRSRPNGFTILEMMIVMLVVAVLLMITLPNVQSKNTLIRKTGCQAMLDVIDSQILLFEIEHDRKPVDLNELLHEGYLKEAQMVCPDGTTPVIENGQAVSR; encoded by the coding sequence ATGAAACTGAGAAAGAAAAAGGGAGACCTTAGGTCCAGACCCAACGGGTTTACGATTCTGGAGATGATGATTGTCATGCTGGTCGTGGCTGTTCTGCTGATGATTACACTGCCAAATGTGCAATCAAAGAATACTCTCATCAGAAAAACTGGTTGTCAGGCGATGCTGGATGTGATTGACAGCCAGATTCTGCTGTTTGAGATCGAACACGACCGCAAACCGGTGGATCTGAATGAGCTGCTCCATGAGGGCTATTTAAAGGAAGCCCAGATGGTCTGTCCGGACGGAACCACTCCGGTGATCGAAAATGGCCAGGCTGTGTCCCGATGA
- a CDS encoding type II secretion system protein — MNRKAGSASCRPNGFTIVEMMVVLLMVSVLAVFTASVKPVPLVVFMKTLESSILEQQVKAYAMNEERHLEITGNALRTEDGETGFPSGTVCTPFSWHYTGNGTISQGGTVNCTNGEEDHSLVFRIGAGRVTIR, encoded by the coding sequence ATGAACAGGAAGGCGGGTTCAGCTTCGTGCAGACCCAATGGATTCACCATCGTGGAAATGATGGTGGTGCTGCTTATGGTGTCAGTTCTTGCGGTGTTCACTGCCTCAGTCAAGCCAGTGCCGCTGGTAGTGTTCATGAAGACTCTGGAGAGTTCCATTCTGGAGCAGCAGGTCAAGGCCTACGCCATGAATGAGGAACGCCATCTGGAAATCACCGGTAATGCTCTCCGGACTGAAGATGGGGAGACCGGATTTCCATCTGGCACTGTCTGTACGCCATTCAGCTGGCACTATACCGGCAACGGCACAATTTCCCAGGGAGGAACCGTCAACTGCACCAACGGAGAGGAAGACCATTCCCTGGTTTTCCGAATCGGAGCAGGGCGGGTCACAATCCGATGA